The proteins below are encoded in one region of Gammaproteobacteria bacterium:
- the groL gene encoding chaperonin GroEL (60 kDa chaperone family; promotes refolding of misfolded polypeptides especially under stressful conditions; forms two stacked rings of heptamers to form a barrel-shaped 14mer; ends can be capped by GroES; misfolded proteins enter the barrel where they are refolded when GroES binds) yields the protein MSAKEVRFSDDARARMVRGVNVLANAVKVTLGPKGRNVVLDKAFGAPTVTKDGVSVAKEIELEDKFENMGAQMVKEVSSQTSDVAGDGTTTATVLAQAIVREGMKAVAAGMNPMDLKRGIDKAAIVAVEELKKVSKPCSDSKAIAQVGTISANSDESIGKIIADAMDKVGKEGVITVEDGSGLENELDVVEGMQFDRGYLSPYFVNNQQSMAAELDDAFILLYDKKISNIRDLLPVLEGVAKAGKPLLIIAEDIEGEALATLVVNSIRGIVKVAAVKAPGFGDRRKAMLQDIAVLTGGQVISEEVGLSLEKATLEELGRAKKIQVTKENTTIIDGAGSAADIKGRVEQIRKQIEEASSDYDREKLQERVAKLAGGVAVIKVGAATEVEMKEKKARVEDALHATRAAVEEGVVPGGGVALIRALGAIDKLKGDNHDQDMGISIARRSMEEPLRQIVSNAGDEPSVVLNNVREGKGNYGYNAATGEYGDMVEMGILDPTKVTRSALQNAASVAGLIITTEAMVAELPKKEEPAMPGGGDMGGMGMM from the coding sequence ATGAGCGCTAAAGAAGTACGTTTCAGCGATGATGCCCGCGCGCGCATGGTGCGTGGCGTGAATGTCCTGGCCAATGCGGTCAAGGTCACCCTCGGTCCCAAGGGCCGTAATGTGGTTCTGGACAAGGCGTTCGGCGCCCCGACCGTCACCAAGGACGGCGTGTCCGTCGCCAAGGAGATCGAACTGGAAGACAAGTTCGAGAACATGGGCGCCCAGATGGTGAAGGAGGTCTCCTCGCAGACTTCCGACGTCGCGGGCGACGGTACCACCACCGCCACCGTGCTGGCCCAGGCTATCGTCCGTGAGGGCATGAAGGCGGTTGCCGCCGGCATGAACCCGATGGATCTGAAGCGCGGCATCGACAAGGCCGCCATCGTCGCCGTCGAGGAGCTGAAGAAGGTCTCCAAGCCCTGCTCCGACAGCAAGGCCATCGCCCAGGTGGGCACCATCTCCGCCAACTCCGATGAATCCATCGGCAAGATCATCGCCGACGCCATGGACAAGGTCGGCAAGGAAGGCGTCATCACCGTCGAGGACGGCTCCGGCCTCGAAAATGAGCTGGACGTGGTCGAGGGTATGCAGTTCGACCGCGGCTACCTGTCGCCCTACTTCGTGAACAACCAGCAGAGCATGGCGGCCGAGCTGGACGATGCCTTCATCCTGCTGTACGACAAGAAGATCTCCAACATTCGTGATCTGCTGCCCGTGCTGGAAGGCGTCGCCAAGGCCGGCAAGCCTCTGCTGATCATCGCCGAGGACATCGAAGGCGAGGCCCTGGCCACCCTGGTGGTCAACAGCATCCGCGGCATCGTCAAGGTGGCCGCCGTCAAGGCGCCCGGCTTCGGCGACCGTCGCAAGGCCATGCTGCAGGACATCGCCGTTCTGACCGGCGGTCAGGTGATCTCCGAAGAGGTCGGCCTGTCCCTGGAGAAGGCCACCCTGGAAGAGCTGGGTCGCGCCAAGAAGATCCAGGTCACCAAGGAGAACACCACCATCATCGACGGTGCCGGTTCCGCTGCCGACATCAAGGGTCGCGTGGAGCAGATCCGCAAGCAGATCGAAGAGGCCTCCTCCGACTACGACCGCGAAAAGCTGCAGGAGCGCGTTGCCAAGCTGGCCGGCGGCGTGGCCGTGATCAAGGTCGGTGCCGCCACCGAGGTCGAGATGAAGGAGAAGAAGGCGCGCGTCGAAGACGCCCTGCACGCCACCCGTGCGGCGGTCGAGGAAGGCGTGGTGCCTGGCGGCGGTGTGGCCCTGATTCGCGCCCTGGGTGCGATCGACAAGCTCAAGGGCGACAACCACGATCAGGACATGGGCATCAGCATTGCCCGCCGCTCGATGGAAGAGCCGCTGCGCCAGATCGTCTCCAACGCCGGTGACGAGCCCTCCGTCGTGCTCAACAATGTGCGCGAAGGCAAGGGCAACTACGGCTACAACGCCGCCACCGGCGAATACGGCGACATGGTCGAGATGGGTATCCTGGATCCCACCAAGGTGACCCGTTCCGCTCTGCAGAACGCCGCCTCCGTGGCCGGCCTCATCATCACCACCGAGGCGATGGTGGCCGAGCTGCCCAAGAAGGAAGAGCCGGCGATGCCTGGCGGCGGCGACATGGGCGGCATGGGCATGATGTAA
- a CDS encoding cytochrome c has protein sequence MIARLLMGVIALSLAVLAGCNSSEGEQRKTSSGSAQEAVVRWYDAKQVSRGRQIYVQNCAVCHGSEAQGAPDWRQQGPDGRFPPPPLNGTAHSWHHPLVQLRHVIANGGVAMPAWKDRLGDREIVAVIAYFQSLWPDEVYAAWNQMNRRAMQEANQ, from the coding sequence ATGATTGCACGTTTATTGATGGGTGTTATTGCCCTGAGCCTGGCGGTGCTCGCCGGGTGTAATTCAAGTGAGGGTGAACAAAGGAAAACCTCGTCCGGGAGCGCGCAGGAAGCGGTGGTCCGCTGGTACGACGCCAAGCAGGTCAGCCGCGGCCGACAGATCTATGTGCAGAACTGCGCCGTCTGCCATGGCAGTGAAGCCCAGGGCGCGCCCGACTGGCGTCAGCAGGGGCCGGACGGCCGGTTTCCGCCGCCACCGCTTAACGGCACCGCGCACAGCTGGCATCACCCGCTTGTGCAGTTGCGCCACGTGATCGCAAACGGCGGTGTGGCCATGCCGGCCTGGAAAGACCGCCTGGGCGACCGTGAGATCGTCGCCGTGATCGCCTATTTCCAGTCCCTGTGGCCGGACGAGGTTTATGCGGCCTGGAATCAGATGAACCGGCGTGCCATGCAGGAGGCGAACCAGTGA
- a CDS encoding SHOCT domain-containing protein produces MNGYGYGMGWMGYAGGFLMLVFWILVIILLVALVRGAFNWHAPHHDEKPRSNRALEILEERYARGEIEREEFESKRHDLLNR; encoded by the coding sequence ATGAACGGCTACGGTTACGGCATGGGATGGATGGGCTACGCCGGTGGATTCCTGATGCTGGTGTTCTGGATACTGGTGATCATCTTGCTGGTGGCGCTGGTCAGAGGGGCCTTTAACTGGCATGCGCCGCATCACGACGAAAAACCCCGTTCGAACCGGGCGCTGGAGATCCTGGAAGAGCGCTACGCACGGGGCGAGATCGAGCGCGAGGAGTTCGAGAGCAAGCGACATGACCTGCTCAATCGTTGA
- a CDS encoding DUF302 domain-containing protein has translation MYGFSIPLKGAASFDDAVARVTEALKTEGFGVLTDIDVAATLKAKLNVEGRPYRILGACNPPLAHQALQADPEIGLLVAFMDPAAVLGLVDREEVTALGMEVRSRLERVRDALQG, from the coding sequence ATGTACGGATTTTCGATTCCGCTCAAAGGTGCCGCGTCTTTCGATGACGCCGTCGCACGCGTCACCGAGGCACTTAAAACCGAAGGCTTCGGCGTGCTGACCGACATCGACGTGGCCGCGACCCTGAAGGCGAAACTCAACGTCGAGGGACGTCCCTACCGCATTCTGGGCGCGTGCAATCCACCGCTTGCGCATCAGGCGCTGCAGGCCGATCCGGAGATCGGTCTGCTGGTGGCATTCATGGATCCGGCGGCTGTGCTGGGACTGGTCGACCGCGAGGAGGTCACCGCACTGGGCATGGAGGTGCGCAGCCGGCTGGAACGTGTGCGCGACGCCCTGCAGGGCTGA
- a CDS encoding Lrp/AsnC family transcriptional regulator yields the protein MQTTYDAAETIITEIEETSEVHSISGQYDLLAKFYLPADRDVGRFINDTLQRIEGVQDTYTLVAFNAFKS from the coding sequence ATGCAAACGACTTACGACGCCGCCGAAACCATCATCACCGAAATCGAGGAAACCTCCGAGGTGCATTCGATTTCCGGACAATACGACCTGCTCGCCAAGTTCTACCTGCCAGCCGATCGCGACGTGGGACGTTTCATCAACGATACCCTGCAGCGGATCGAGGGCGTTCAGGATACTTACACCCTGGTGGCATTCAACGCCTTCAAAAGCTGA
- a CDS encoding Spy/CpxP family protein refolding chaperone — protein sequence MIKSKSSLQWIAGLGAALVLSLGPLAVQADESNDTTPPPGYGPGMMHGYGYGPGMMGQGSGRGPGTGYGYGRGMGYGYGMGYGMGPGMMGYGGMGYGMGPGMMMGYGGMGYGMGPGMMMGYGGMGYGPGYMRGGINLTDKQIEKMAELREKHAQAIWPLMGEMRSLRFEMMRQMSTEKPDQKAIDRSVDKMSALAKRMIKLRLQGRREMLGVLTDKQREQLKSMYPYMHE from the coding sequence ATGATCAAATCAAAATCATCCCTGCAATGGATTGCCGGGCTGGGCGCCGCGCTCGTACTGAGCCTGGGCCCGTTGGCTGTTCAGGCGGATGAAAGCAACGACACCACCCCCCCGCCCGGCTACGGCCCGGGCATGATGCACGGCTACGGGTACGGTCCCGGCATGATGGGCCAGGGATCGGGACGCGGCCCGGGCACCGGCTACGGTTATGGCCGCGGCATGGGCTATGGCTATGGTATGGGTTACGGCATGGGCCCGGGCATGATGGGCTATGGCGGCATGGGTTACGGTATGGGCCCCGGCATGATGATGGGCTACGGGGGCATGGGTTACGGCATGGGCCCTGGCATGATGATGGGCTATGGCGGTATGGGTTATGGCCCCGGCTATATGCGCGGTGGCATCAACCTGACCGACAAGCAGATCGAGAAGATGGCCGAACTGCGTGAAAAGCATGCCCAGGCCATCTGGCCCCTGATGGGCGAGATGCGTTCGCTGCGTTTCGAGATGATGCGCCAGATGAGCACCGAAAAGCCCGACCAGAAGGCCATCGACCGTTCGGTGGACAAGATGTCGGCCCTGGCGAAGCGGATGATCAAACTCCGCCTGCAGGGGCGCAGGGAAATGCTCGGCGTGCTGACCGACAAGCAGCGTGAGCAGCTCAAGTCCATGTACCCTTACATGCACGAATAA
- the arsC gene encoding arsenate reductase (thioredoxin), with translation MQALKILFLCTGNSCRSQMAEGWARVLGGEQVIATSAGIEAHGKNPRAIAVMAEADVDISAQESTRVTDAMIHDADLVVTVCGHADEHCPVLPPGVEKLHWPLNDPAKATGTEEEIMTEFRTVRDEVRRRVTALLTERDIPLHDVA, from the coding sequence ATGCAAGCGCTGAAGATTCTCTTTTTGTGCACCGGCAACAGCTGCCGCAGCCAGATGGCCGAGGGTTGGGCCCGCGTCCTGGGTGGCGAGCAGGTCATCGCGACCTCGGCCGGCATTGAGGCGCACGGCAAGAATCCCCGTGCCATCGCCGTCATGGCCGAGGCCGACGTCGACATCAGCGCCCAGGAATCCACCCGCGTGACCGATGCCATGATCCACGACGCGGATCTGGTGGTGACGGTATGCGGCCACGCCGACGAGCACTGCCCCGTGCTCCCGCCCGGCGTGGAAAAGCTGCACTGGCCCCTGAACGACCCGGCCAAGGCGACCGGTACGGAAGAGGAAATCATGACCGAATTCCGCACCGTGCGCGACGAAGTGCGCAGGCGGGTTACAGCGCTGCTCACCGAGCGCGATATCCCGTTACACGACGTTGCCTGA
- a CDS encoding arsenic transporter: MLALAIFLATLILVIWQPRGLGIGWSALGGAALALATGVIHWPDIPVVWHIVWDATFTFVALIVISLILDEAGFFHWAALHVARWGRGDAHRLFPLIVILGAVIAAFFANDGAALLLTPIVLAMLLHLGLTPKSAFAFVIATGFVADTTSLPLVISNLVNIVSANYFDVRFDEYARVMVPVNLIALIATLTVLWLYFRHHLPARYQIEELESPRSAVRDPLVFRLSFPVLALLLVAYFVTAPFHIPISVVTGAGALVLLAVAGRWHRGGRSGVIPVRKVLKEAPWQIVLFSLGMYLVVYGLRNAGLTGELARVLAWLAGHGPVAATVGTGFLAAGLSAVMNNMPSVLVGALAIDQAHGLPGLTREAMIYANVIGCDLGPKFTPIGSLATLLWLHVLARKGETISWGQYMKVGLIITPPVLLITLLALSLWLHILH; encoded by the coding sequence ATGCTCGCCCTCGCCATTTTTCTCGCCACCCTGATCCTGGTCATCTGGCAGCCGCGCGGACTGGGCATCGGCTGGAGCGCGCTGGGCGGTGCGGCATTGGCACTGGCCACCGGCGTCATTCACTGGCCGGACATCCCCGTCGTGTGGCACATCGTCTGGGATGCGACCTTCACCTTCGTGGCGCTGATCGTCATCTCGCTGATCCTCGACGAGGCCGGCTTCTTCCACTGGGCAGCCCTGCACGTAGCCCGCTGGGGACGCGGCGACGCCCACCGCCTGTTTCCGCTGATCGTCATCCTCGGCGCGGTGATCGCCGCCTTTTTCGCCAACGACGGCGCCGCCCTGCTGCTGACGCCCATCGTGCTGGCCATGCTGCTGCATCTCGGTCTGACACCCAAGAGCGCCTTCGCCTTCGTGATCGCCACCGGCTTCGTGGCGGACACCACCAGCCTGCCGCTGGTGATCTCCAACCTGGTCAACATCGTCAGCGCCAACTACTTCGATGTGCGTTTCGACGAATACGCGCGGGTGATGGTACCGGTCAATCTGATCGCACTGATCGCCACCCTCACCGTACTCTGGCTATATTTCCGCCATCACCTGCCGGCACGCTACCAGATCGAGGAACTGGAAAGCCCGCGCTCGGCGGTACGCGACCCGCTGGTGTTCCGCCTGAGTTTCCCCGTGCTCGCCCTGCTGCTGGTGGCCTATTTCGTCACCGCACCCTTCCACATCCCGATCTCGGTGGTAACCGGCGCGGGAGCTTTGGTCCTGCTCGCCGTGGCCGGGCGCTGGCACCGGGGCGGACGCAGCGGCGTCATCCCCGTGCGCAAGGTGCTCAAGGAAGCGCCCTGGCAGATCGTGCTGTTCAGCCTGGGGATGTATCTGGTGGTCTACGGGCTGCGCAACGCCGGCCTGACCGGCGAACTTGCGCGGGTGCTGGCATGGCTGGCCGGGCACGGCCCGGTGGCGGCGACGGTGGGCACCGGTTTTCTGGCCGCAGGACTTTCCGCGGTGATGAACAACATGCCCAGCGTGCTAGTGGGCGCGCTGGCCATCGACCAGGCCCACGGCCTGCCCGGCCTGACGCGCGAGGCCATGATCTACGCCAACGTCATCGGCTGCGACCTGGGGCCCAAGTTCACCCCGATCGGCAGCCTGGCCACCCTGCTGTGGCTGCACGTCCTGGCCCGCAAGGGCGAGACCATCAGCTGGGGCCAGTACATGAAGGTCGGGCTCATCATCACCCCACCGGTACTGCTGATCACGCTGCTGGCGCTCAGCCTGTGGCTGCACATTCTCCATTGA
- a CDS encoding metalloregulator ArsR/SmtB family transcription factor, with protein MTPETLFHALADGTRLRCLMLMQRQGELCVCELTHALEMSQPKISRHLASLREAQVVSDRRDGLWVFYQVHPDLPAWARRVLGETLAGVEELSPYAADAHRLTAMTDRPRQACRS; from the coding sequence ATGACCCCCGAAACCCTGTTCCATGCCCTTGCCGACGGCACCCGCCTGCGTTGCCTGATGTTGATGCAGCGTCAGGGCGAGTTGTGCGTGTGTGAGCTCACCCACGCGTTGGAGATGTCTCAGCCCAAGATCTCGCGTCACCTGGCGAGCCTGCGCGAGGCCCAGGTGGTCAGCGACCGGCGCGACGGCCTGTGGGTGTTCTACCAGGTGCATCCCGACCTGCCCGCATGGGCGCGCCGGGTGCTGGGCGAAACCCTGGCGGGGGTGGAGGAGCTATCACCTTATGCAGCGGACGCGCACCGGCTGACGGCGATGACGGACCGGCCGCGCCAGGCCTGCAGAAGCTGA